Proteins from a genomic interval of Salvelinus sp. IW2-2015 linkage group LG14, ASM291031v2, whole genome shotgun sequence:
- the LOC111973573 gene encoding transcriptional coactivator YAP1, whose amino-acid sequence SGGLNQQRITQSAPGKQGSQLPSSPQSGGVIGGSNQTKLQQPQVEKERLRHQELLRTRPQELALRNQLPTSMEQDGEPPNPVSSPGMGQDARIMTTNSNDPFLNSGTYHSREESTDSGLSMSSYSVPRTPDDFLNSVDSMDTGDSLPVSMETQPGRFPDYLDAIPGTDVDLGTLENKSMAMEGEELMPSLQEALSSDILNDMESVLAATKMDKESFLTWI is encoded by the exons tctggagGCCTGAACCAGCAGCGTATCACCCAGAGTGCTCCAGGTAAGCAGGGAAGCCAGCTGCCCTCCAGCCCACAAAGTGGAGGAGTCATTGGGGGCAGCAACCAGACAAAGCTCCAGCAGCCGcaggtggagaaggagaggttGAGACACCAGGAGCTGCTCCGCACCAGACCACAG gagCTTGCTCTGAGGAACCAACTGCCCACCAGTATGGAGCAGGATGGGGAACCCCCGAACCCCGTGTCGTCCCCTGGGATGGGCCAGGATGCCAGAATCATGACCACCAACAGCAATGACCCGTTCCTCAACAG TGGGACCTACCACTCCAGGGAAGAGAGCACAGACAGCGGTCTGAGTATGAGCAGCTACAGTGTCCCCCGTACCCCTGACGACTTCCTCAACAGTGTGGACAGT ATGGACACAG GGGACTCCCTGCCGGTCTCCATGGAAACACAGCCCGGTCGTTTCCCTGACTACCTGGACGCCATCCCGGGGACAGATGTAGACCTGGGCACGCTGGAGAACAAGAGCATGGCCATGGAGGGCGAAGAGCTAATGCCTAGTCTCCAGGAAGCATTGAGCTCCGACATCTTAAACGACATGGAGTCAGTTCTGGCGGCCACCAAGATGGACAAGGAGAGCTTCCTCACATGGATATAA